GACCGACGTGCTCATAGAATTCGACTCGGCTTCCGGGTGGGAGGTCCGTATCCTGCCACACTTCGAATTTCTGTCGACGAAACGCGGCGAGTTCCGGCTGCAGTTTCTCGTCTGCCCGACTCGTCGTCAGGACGAATACGGGCGAATCGAGCCCGGAGGAGGTGACCAACGGGTCGCAGTCGCGGTGGCTCCGGTGCCACACGCCAGGCTTTCCCAGAATAGTTTCGTCATCGCCGTACCCGTCGGCTTCGAGACGCCGAAACGTCTCGCGCATCTCCTCGAATTCGGCTTCCTGTTCCTCGTCGAGCTCGCCGTCCATCTCCATGCTGTATCGGAGCCACGCGAGGCCGTCCGGGTCGACCATCGAGTCCGGGGTGCCGTCGAGCGAGATAACTCCCACACGGTCTTCGAACCGGTCAGCAATTCGCGGGGCGACCATGCCACCCTGGCTGTGTCCAGCGACGAACACCCTGTCTGCGTCTATCTCCTCGGTCTCGGCGAGCCTCGAAACCGCCGCGACCGCATCGTCGGTCACGACGGTGTCGAGCGTGTAGTTCTCGTCCGCGACTTCGTGGTCGAACAGGCGCTTTTCGTACCGGAGCGTGGCGATTCCCTCGCTTGCGAGCCCCCACGCGACGTCCTTGAGAATCTTCGAGGCACCCACTGTCCCGTCCGGGTCGTGGAGGCCATGGCCGTGGACGAGCAAGACGCCCGGGAACGGGCCGTCGCCCTCGGGCACGGCGAGAATACCTCCAAGGTCAATGTCTCCGGCGTCGATGATCACGTCGTGTTCTGCGAACGCCTCGCGGTCGACGTACTCGGGGACCTCGTACGCGGGCGAAAACGAGAAGGCTGTGACCTCGTCCCCCTCGAATTCGACGGTGGCCGTTTCGCTCCCGTTAGCAAAGCAGAGTTCCACCTCGGCCACTCCGTCTCCGACGGTCACTGCACCGATTCCTTCGAACTCGCCGTGCTGACCGTACAGTCCCCACCAGTACTCGGAGAGGGCTTCCGTGGGGTCGAGTGGACCCTGCTGGAACTCGTCGGGAAAGGCGGCGACGACCTGCTCGCGGCCGGCTTCAGTGAGCAACTCCACGGCCTCTTCGAATGACTGCTCGCCGAATCGCGTGGCGAACTCGTGGACTGTGGCTCCGACTGTCTCGTCGCTTCCAGTCATCGGTTCACGATTCCCGGACGGCGCTGAAATAGATTGGTGGGCGACACGTTGCTTCCGACGGCCCTACGATTCGTCTGTCTCTTCGAACCCGGAAAACGAACTTCGGTGAGTGCTCCGAATCAAGTCTTCGTCTGAAACCTGGAGACCGAGCTCGTCCAGTTCCTCGCCGATTCGCGTGAGGTCGTCGCCATCGACGCCGACTGCCTGGACGAGCACGTTTGCCTCGCCCGTCATCACCTCCTGGACCTCGACGACGCCATCGACTCCCGCGGCCGCGGTCGCGAGTTCGCCACGGTCTGGAATCGGGGCGGTACAGACGATGAGTGTGAACAGTTGATATCCCGCCCGCTCATAATCAACGTCGGCATGATAGCCGCGAAGCACCCCAGCGGCTTCGAGTTGCTGAATCCGATTTCGAACCGTACTCGCAGAAACCGAGAGCGTGCTTGCGATGTCACTGGACGAGGTGTGGCGTGCCTCCGATTGCAAGTGTGCGAGAATGCGTCGGTCAAGGTCGTCTACGTCTCGACTCACCATTTTGCTACATGGTTCACGCGTCCACATAAAAACGTACCTTCACTCTGTGTCAATCTGACATTCAATACTACGAAACATGCGCTTCTGACAACAAACTATTTAAAATTCCGAGCAGGTCGACACATACTACTGTCTCCGGCAAGAAGGAAACATCCACCCAATGAACGCCATCGAGATCTGGATTCGCCTGTTGGCGGGCGTCCTGCTTATCCTCGCCAACGGCTTTTTCGTCGCCATCGAGTTCGCGCTGACTCGCGCTCGCCAGTTCACCGAAGACGAGTTCATCGACGGGAATCCCAAGCTGGAGCGGGCCTGGGAGATGACCAACGATCTCGAACTCTACCTGACGACGTGCCAGGTGGGCATCACTGCCTCCAGCATCGCGGTCGGTATCGTCGCCGAACCGGCACTCGCCGCCATCTTCGAGCCGCTGTTCGGCGGCACGGTGCTCGCCAATATCGGCGCTGGTGCGCTCATCGCCTACTTCATCATCAACCTCATCCACCTCACCCACGGTGAACAGACGCCAACGTACCTCGGCGTCGAACGCTCTCGCTTCGTCTGTCGCTATGGTGCGGCCCCCCTCCACTGGTTCTACGTCGCCATCTCGCCGATTATCAAACTGGGCGACATGGTCGCGAAGTGGACGCTCAAGCTGTTCGGCATCGAGATGTCTGGCGCGTGGCTCGAAGCCGAAACCGACGTCATTGAATCTCGGAGCCAACTTCGAAACCGCATGAGTTCACTCCTCGAACAGGGGGACATTAAAGGTGAGCGCCACGACGAAGTGCTGAACGCACTCGAAGCCGGGACCTTCGAAGTCCGGGACGTGATGGTCGACGAATCGGACATCGTGTTCCTCTCGACCGACGCATCTGTCACCGAAAACCTCAAACGGGTCTCTGAGACGCCCCACACCCGCTATCCGCTCGTCGGGGAATCACCCGCCGACGTCGAAGGCATCGTCTACGTGCCGCAGGTGCTCGACAACATCGACGCACTGCGCGACGAGGAGGTCACCTTCGGCGACATTGCCGCCCCGCCGATGACGCTCTCGGCGGAAACCACTGTCAGTGATGCCATCGACAAGTTCCAGGCCGAACGCCAGGAGTTAGCCCTGGTGCTCGCAGACGGCGACGTCGTCGGACTGGTGACCGCAACCGACGCGCTCGAAGCCGTCGTCGGCGAACTCGAAGACCCACTCGACGACCAATCTGCGAGTGACAAACCGACGGGTCATCCGTCGTCGACCTAGGGACCGGCTGTCGGTTTTCGTTCTTTCGTTGAACGGCGATGTCCAACTCCATGCCATGAGCTTCTCGAATTTGTCGGGTAGGAGACTCCACGCCGCTGTCTGAGACAGGTCCTTCCTCCTCGGTGTGCTATTCTAGCCTAATGAACGACGACAGCTCACTTCGAAAAACGGAACACGGCGTTGCGTTCGTCGCCGAGATCCTGGAATCTCGACCCTTGACGCCGACGAGCCACCACATCCGCACCAGCCGCCACCCCCAGTTCGTGTACGAACCGGTGCAGTTCGCGAAACTCTCGCTGCGCACGTCCGAAGGCTCGGCGAGATTCGACGACTCTCGACCCATGTCGCTGGCCAGTTCGCCAACCCGAGACTCTCTCGAATACGGCGTCCGTGTCTCAGATAGTCCTTTCAAGCAGGCGTTCGTGAACCTCGAACCCGGAGACGAGGTCCTGATTGAAGGTCCTCGCGGCCATTTCATTCTGAACCCCGAGCGGGACACCGTCCTCATCGCCGGCGGCATCGGCATCACCCCCCTGAAAGGCATGGCCGAGTACGCGAGCGACAAACACCTCGATATTCCCGTCCGCCTCATCTACAGCAATCGAACCGCAGATGAAATCGCCTATCGAGATGAACTGGACGCGCTCGTCGAGTCGAACCCACAGTTCGAACTCATTCACACACTCACCCGCGAACCCGAAGGAAGCGAGTGGACGGGGCGCAGAGGGCGTGTCGACAGAGCCCTGGTCGAAGCCGTCGTGAACGAGTTAGAGGCTCCTGTCTTCTATCTCTGTGGCACCCCCGGGATGGTGCGCGGATTGTGGGAAATCTTGCAATCGATGGGGGTCCCGCCGGAGCGAATCATTTACGAGCAGTTCTGGGGCTACACCGGCTGAGAGACAACCCGTACCTGGCCTACGGGAAGTTCGAAGACACACTTAACGACCGTTCAGGGAGCGACACACAGGCGGGCCTTCCGTCGGAGAACGAGTACCGATTCTCACACTCGGTTTCAAGCCCGTAACACAGCCGAACGCGCCAGTGCGGGTCGCTCGACCAGCGAGGCGAGTTCCACAATCGGCCTGAAACCCCGCTAGAAGGCGTGTGGTTGGCGTTTTGGTCTGAGTGTGGAGCCTGTCGTCGCGGGAGGAATAGAGAAATCGAGATTTCGAATTTCGAGTGTAGAGCTGTTCTATCCGTTTCTTTCCGGGTTTCGAGAATCCCATTGCTCCCTCTTCTACAGACACGCTCGCCTGTCGACTGACGGTAATTCCCAAAACCGCACGACTGAAACCGATTGTGGAACTTCGGACGCACGTTTGACGGCCACAATTGAGTGGCCACGCCGTATTTCCACACTCGGATTATTGCCTGAACACTCGGGTTTCAACGCTGCTATAGCCAATTTGGATTTCTAACTTGCTCCACTGCAATTCCACGCTCTTTTCTCCACACTCAGGTCACTCACTCTGTTTTCTCTCCCCTTCCGGATTATTTGCCGATTGTGAACCCGAAAATCCCTCGAAAGCAACTGACTCAACGCCCATACTACCGCTTTGCGGGAGGGTGGTTTTGGCGAAATTTCGACGTTCGGTGATTCCTCACAGAAACCGTGAAATCACCAGCGGGAAACCGATTGTGGAAAAATCGATGTTGGGGTCAATCGGATGGCTCGATTTCACGACGTATTCCCAGACCGGTTACGAGAGCTGGAGTACCTGTACGTCAGCACTGATGGGTAACTATTTGAATTTGGGGAAATATCTTATACTTTCCCACCATAAACACGACTATGTCCGAGGCAACACTCGACGGTCGTGGCCGCCTCACGCTTCCGAAAGAAATCAGGGAGCGCTACGGGGAGCGCTATCGCATCGTTCAACTTCACGATGGTCTCAAGTTGGTTCCAATTGACGAAGATCCGCTTGCTGCCCTGCGTTCTGAATTCGCAGACGTCGAGAAGACAGCAACTGAACTCCGCGACGAAGCCCGCAATGCGGCGCTGGACGAGGCCGGACCCTGAATGTACGCTGAAACCGACTTCCTTCTGGCACTCATCAAGGACGAAGACTGGCTCGGTGACGCTGCAGAGAAGGTGTATCACAACCACCGAGACGAACTCTGGACGTCTCAATTCACGCTCATCGAACTCCTCATGGTCGCCTATCGTGAGGAACGGGATACAGAGCGAGTCATCACGAACGCTGCAGCACTCATGGAAATCCGCGGTGACGTGGACACGGTCATGGCCGCAGCAACCTACGTCGAAGACCACGGATTCACTCCCTTCGATGCCCTACATCTTGTCGAATCCGACAGTGATACAATCGTTTCGAGTGACGATGCGTACGAATCATTCGCACCACGACTCGACCTGAAGGCAATCGGGGAAGAGTAGCCCGACTACAGCGAGTCGAAATCGAGGTTGACCACGTACCAATCGAGTGCCTATCCGATACCAACTCCAAGCCCTACGAATATCACGCCGACCGCAGGCGAGAAGCCACTGCATCGATGAACGCGTTTAGACTGGTCGCCATCCGCCTGTACTGACCCAATATCACCAGCCATAACGACCCAGCAATGCCGGGGAGTTCGTGGCTTACGTCGTCCAAAAAGCGGGTATCAACGTCTCAGGCCGAAAGCCATGCGTATGTCTGGACGGTCCCGAATAACAGTGCTAACGCTGCATTCTCGACGACAAGTGACATCCTCCCCGCCATGAACGGCGGGGCTTCCCGTACCGCGTTGGGATATTTACGGTTCGCAGAGGCTCGCTTGGTCAGCGAACGTCCCCTGTCCACTACTCGGGTCGTGTTCTCCACGACGGAACAGGTTGACTACTGGGCGTGCCACACGCCCGCTACTCCTATCCCCGGAAGACCGAGGACTCAGAGTTACCTTTTCTGCTTGGTCTAACCGACGCCGAATGTTCTCCGCACCATTCGAGTCGGCGTTCATCACGACTCCACACCCACAACAGACGTACAAGCCACGCTCTACACGATTGGCATCTCGTTTCTGTCCACAGCACGAACACGTCTTCGAGGTGTCGCGCTCGCTCACCACAACGACGGCGATGCCTTCGGCTTTCGCCTTGTACGTGAGGAGGTTCGTGAAGCGGTCGAACGCCCACCCGTGCAAGCCTTCGTTGCCACGGTCGCCCCAGTTGCGAGCCTCGCCGGTTTCGTCGTTGTCACGGATGCCTTCGAGGTTACCAACAGCAATCGTTCCGACACCTCGTTCGACGCACTCTGAGACGAGGTGTCTGGTGAGGGCGTGCAGGTAGTGTGACCGGCGCTCAGAACGTTTCCGTCGAAGCCTGAGGGCCTTGTTTGACCGAGAGGAGTTGCACGTTGCTATCTCCTTGGCGAAGTAGCGTTCGTCGGTCTTGAGGGCGTTCCCCGGATACAACTCGTGGGCGCCCGTGGAATACGAGACGGCGGCGACGTTCTTGATGCCGAGGTCGATACCGGCGGTTTCGTTGCCGGGCGACTCAGCCTCGATGTCGTGTTTGCACACGATGTGGAGTTCCCACTCGTCGCCGTTGTAGACGGCTCGGACTTGGCGGACGTTCTCGACAACAACATCTGGTCGGGTCTCGATTTCGCAGAGGATGAAGTCCGACCAGTGTTCTTTCAGGTTTCGACCTTTGGAGAGGCGAATCCGGTTGTTGTGGGCGTCGTGTTTGAAGCCGTCTTCTTTGAACGTGACCGTCGAGCGCGGGTGGTCGCCGTTGTGTTTGCGGTACTTCGGTGGGTTTGCGCGGTCGTTCCCGTTTCGGCGCTTGGCGTACCAGCCACGGAACGCTTCAGCGAGTTCTTCGATGACTCGCTGACTCGACTGAGAATTGAGGTCGGCGTAGCGTTCGTGGGTCTTCAGGTAGGCCTTGAGCGGGCCATCCTTGGGGATTGTCCCTGTTTCGCTCCAGATGCGGTCGCACGTCCAGCGTGCGATGTTCCAGAGTTTCGAGGCGGCGAACCCAAGCGAGTCCAAGTCACTCGTGACCTGTGGCTGGTTCCGGATGGAAGCAACGTAGGTTCGAGTGACCTGAATCGCCATACATAGCCTATGTAGACAAACCTACTTAATGGTAAGGACTGGCGTTGAATATCCTGTCTGCAATCGACGGTGGTCTGTGTAGGAGTTGTCGGATTCACTCCCCCCTTTAGGGCGGGATTCTCTCCTCGCAGAAAGATAGATTACTGCCGGACAGCATTGTCCGACCGGCCAGGGCGAACACTCCAAACAATGTCGCCAACAGCAGATTGTACTTCGCGAATGCGACCCAACACTCTTGGTCGAGTTCGACGAGGCCATCGGTACCCATAGTTACAGTTTGGTCTGTGGGGTAACAAGCGTCATGGCCTTCAACTGTCTTTCTTCCCATTATCCCGCCAAATAGAGCGGACAGAACGACGAAAGCGACCGCTCGTCGGAGTGAAATTGTGAAACGGTACCAGGTGCGAGAATCGAACCTCAGTCGCTCCCTTCGGTCGCTCCTTGCTTCGATTCTCTCCTATCTGATCACTCCCGTTTTCGTCCATGTTCGCGTTGCTCTCAGTCGAGAGCAAACGC
This sequence is a window from Haladaptatus sp. QDMS2. Protein-coding genes within it:
- a CDS encoding alpha/beta fold hydrolase; translated protein: MTGSDETVGATVHEFATRFGEQSFEEAVELLTEAGREQVVAAFPDEFQQGPLDPTEALSEYWWGLYGQHGEFEGIGAVTVGDGVAEVELCFANGSETATVEFEGDEVTAFSFSPAYEVPEYVDREAFAEHDVIIDAGDIDLGGILAVPEGDGPFPGVLLVHGHGLHDPDGTVGASKILKDVAWGLASEGIATLRYEKRLFDHEVADENYTLDTVVTDDAVAAVSRLAETEEIDADRVFVAGHSQGGMVAPRIADRFEDRVGVISLDGTPDSMVDPDGLAWLRYSMEMDGELDEEQEAEFEEMRETFRRLEADGYGDDETILGKPGVWHRSHRDCDPLVTSSGLDSPVFVLTTSRADEKLQPELAAFRRQKFEVWQDTDLPPGSRVEFYEHVGHYFQHGPTPVAPSTLYFGGNVAGYVVADLVEWIHGVCDD
- a CDS encoding Lrp/AsnC family transcriptional regulator, whose translation is MVSRDVDDLDRRILAHLQSEARHTSSSDIASTLSVSASTVRNRIQQLEAAGVLRGYHADVDYERAGYQLFTLIVCTAPIPDRGELATAAAGVDGVVEVQEVMTGEANVLVQAVGVDGDDLTRIGEELDELGLQVSDEDLIRSTHRSSFSGFEETDES
- a CDS encoding hemolysin family protein, which gives rise to MNAIEIWIRLLAGVLLILANGFFVAIEFALTRARQFTEDEFIDGNPKLERAWEMTNDLELYLTTCQVGITASSIAVGIVAEPALAAIFEPLFGGTVLANIGAGALIAYFIINLIHLTHGEQTPTYLGVERSRFVCRYGAAPLHWFYVAISPIIKLGDMVAKWTLKLFGIEMSGAWLEAETDVIESRSQLRNRMSSLLEQGDIKGERHDEVLNALEAGTFEVRDVMVDESDIVFLSTDASVTENLKRVSETPHTRYPLVGESPADVEGIVYVPQVLDNIDALRDEEVTFGDIAAPPMTLSAETTVSDAIDKFQAERQELALVLADGDVVGLVTATDALEAVVGELEDPLDDQSASDKPTGHPSST
- a CDS encoding ferredoxin--NADP reductase; the protein is MNDDSSLRKTEHGVAFVAEILESRPLTPTSHHIRTSRHPQFVYEPVQFAKLSLRTSEGSARFDDSRPMSLASSPTRDSLEYGVRVSDSPFKQAFVNLEPGDEVLIEGPRGHFILNPERDTVLIAGGIGITPLKGMAEYASDKHLDIPVRLIYSNRTADEIAYRDELDALVESNPQFELIHTLTREPEGSEWTGRRGRVDRALVEAVVNELEAPVFYLCGTPGMVRGLWEILQSMGVPPERIIYEQFWGYTG
- a CDS encoding AbrB/MazE/SpoVT family DNA-binding domain-containing protein, which translates into the protein MSEATLDGRGRLTLPKEIRERYGERYRIVQLHDGLKLVPIDEDPLAALRSEFADVEKTATELRDEARNAALDEAGP
- a CDS encoding PIN domain-containing protein, translating into MYAETDFLLALIKDEDWLGDAAEKVYHNHRDELWTSQFTLIELLMVAYREERDTERVITNAAALMEIRGDVDTVMAAATYVEDHGFTPFDALHLVESDSDTIVSSDDAYESFAPRLDLKAIGEE
- a CDS encoding transposase, whose translation is MAIQVTRTYVASIRNQPQVTSDLDSLGFAASKLWNIARWTCDRIWSETGTIPKDGPLKAYLKTHERYADLNSQSSQRVIEELAEAFRGWYAKRRNGNDRANPPKYRKHNGDHPRSTVTFKEDGFKHDAHNNRIRLSKGRNLKEHWSDFILCEIETRPDVVVENVRQVRAVYNGDEWELHIVCKHDIEAESPGNETAGIDLGIKNVAAVSYSTGAHELYPGNALKTDERYFAKEIATCNSSRSNKALRLRRKRSERRSHYLHALTRHLVSECVERGVGTIAVGNLEGIRDNDETGEARNWGDRGNEGLHGWAFDRFTNLLTYKAKAEGIAVVVVSERDTSKTCSCCGQKRDANRVERGLYVCCGCGVVMNADSNGAENIRRRLDQAEKVTLSPRSSGDRSSGRVARPVVNLFRRGEHDPSSGQGTFADQASLCEP